The genomic region TAAATTGTTTTAGATTAGTAACATAGTAAGAATTAGCTTTTACAGGTGTTTTTTCTTGATTAGCAGTAATCTTATAATTAGTGGTGGTAATTCTAACACCCTGTTTTGTCAAATATGTTCTATACTCCGTCATTGCTTTATCAATAGGAACTTCAGTAATTGAAGTAATGCTGGGATACTTTAAATCTAAAAAATCCAACATTTTATTAATTACTGTTCCTTTTCTAATCCAGACAGTTTTTGCATTCCATATTCCATTGTTTAAATGGTAAAAATAAAAATATTTCAATTCTGTTCTTAACCACAGATTTTTAACACGTTCAAAACGAACCCAACGATTTCTTAAAGCAGGATTCTTACTTAATTCTATGGCAGAAGGATGTGGACATTTTCTTATATCCCAACTATTATTAGCCCAAAACCCTTGCATTTCTTCATTCATTACAGCTATTTTTTTGCTGATCTCACTCTGACTGATAATTTTCCTTTTACTAGAAGCATTCATTTCTTATGCTCCTTTCTCTCAAGGTATTTATTAAACTCATTTTTCATATCCTGATCTGAAAGATGAACATAGGTATTTAACGTTGTCTGAACATGTGCGTGACCTAATCTCTTTTGAACGAACGCAACATCCCACCCTTCCCTAATTAGCTGCGTTGCGTGAGTGTGGCGAAGCATATGCGATGTAAATTCTATTCCAGTCCTTTTAACTATTCTTCTAACTAAATCAAGAACACTTTGGTACTTTAGTGGTTTCCCAAAATAGCCTTCTTTTAAGGAAATAAAAACATAGTCATGCTCCAATTCCTCACTATACTCATATACCAAGTAATCTGTATAAAGTGACATCAGTTCTTTACTCACATGTATTGTTCTTTCCTTCCTTAATTTAATATAAGCTTCATTAACATTAACATCTCTAGGTGTTAAATGGATTTGATTGTCCCAAGTGGCAATATCTTCAAGCCTAAGCGATAACACTTCACCGATTCTTAAACCACCCTCATACATAAGCATTAAAATTAACTTATCTCTTTTCGTATGACAAGCGTCAATAATTTGCTTAACTTCCTCTGCTGTCAATGTTCTTATCTGTTTCTTTTTAACCCTTAACTTTAAGACATTCTTTTGGTATCTACCCTTATTAACATGATGTAAAAATCCTTTGAAGTTTCTTCCCTTTGCTTGTTTAAATACATCAATTGATTTAAATTCTCCTAATCTACTTAAATAATCAAGAAAACTCATAACGGCATTTAAAATTGTATTCACTGTCGTTTCTTCTCTTATGGCTTCTTTTGACTGAAGATCAATTACATTATTTGCTGTTGGATATCTCAACCAACCTACGAAATCTGCTAACAACTCAAAGTTAATATCATTAAGAATAACGCCTCTCTGTTCCATGAACTCATACAGCAACTTTAAATGATAGCAGTATGCTTTAATGGTATTTGGAGACTTACCAGTGTTATCTAAGTATTTAATAAATTTCATTACTGGTTCAATTAGCTGGTATTCTTTATCTAGTAATAAATACAATGGATACGGCTTATTCTCCACTTCTATCCTTTGAACCCTCACACGCGCCCCCCTCTTTAAACACTTTAAGTACTACAAATTATAAACCTTGTTAATTTTTATTTAAAGTAAAATCTCCCTTTAACATCTCCTCCTGAACTACTTTAACTACTATTATTTATTATACTATGGTTAATGGGTCTCCCGATGGATGATTGTGAACAACAATAATCGCATGTGCAGACCATTTTAACGCAACTTTAAACACTTCTCGTGGATGAATAATCGCACTATTTAAAGTACCGATAAACAATGTTTCTTTATGAATGATATGATGTTTCGTATTAAGTATGAGTATAACAAAATGTTCTTGCTGTATGCCTTTTAATTCGTGAAACATATAATTTGCAATTTGTTCAGGACTTTTAATAGGCTCTGATAACAATACTTGACGATCAAAATGAATTCTCGAAGCCAATTCAAAAGCTGCCAAGAGGGTAACTGCCTTATTTTGACCAATACCTTTAATTGTTTGTAGTTCTATCATTGATAACGTTTTAAGTTGATTTAGACTTGTATATTGACTTAGCATTTCTGACGCTATGTCTAAGCTCGACCTTCCTCGTCTACCTGTATTAATTAAAATAGCAAGCAGTTCAGTATTGGATAGTACATGTGCCCCCTTTTGTATAAGCCTTTCTTTTGGCTTTTCATCATTTGATAAATCATGAATTCTCGTCATATCACACCTCCAAAATAATATACTAAGTCTTGAAAAAATAGAGAAACTAACAGAAAGCTTACAAAAATTGAAGGAACAAGAGGTATAAATGGGATTTTTATCCATTTCAATGCTAAGAAGAATGGTAGTAGCAATAATGCTATAGGAAAGATTAAAAAAAGAAATAAAATCATAAATTTAAAAGGGAAAATAAGTGAAAAAAGCATCAACAACTTGATATCACCAAACCCGATTAGGTGTGGGGAGATTAAACCTATACATAAAAGGAGTATAAAAAGGAGCCATTGATTAAGTTCTATTTTGGGAATATGATTCATAAAGAAAGCACAAATCACTAGTATCACTAACCATCGATGAGGAACGATTAGAAATCGTAAATCTATAATAGACAAAGTAAGTAGAATTAATGTTACGAGATAAAAAATGGACAAGTGAATATCAACTTCTAAATAAATAGGTATAATAAAAAGGATTCCACCAAATATTTCGCCAATCCATAAATAGATGGGGATAATCGCTTTGCAATATCGACATTTCCCTTTTAATATAGCATAACTGAATATCGGTATTAAAAAAGCAAAGTTCAAACGACGACTACAGCTCGAACAACACGATCGCCTCATCATATGTTGAATAGAGATGCACTTTACTTCTGAAATTTGTAATAAAAAACTCATTAAACTTGCACCGGTAAAAAAGATGATTCCTACCATAACTACCTCCTTTAACATCATGATTTTAGTATATGAGTTTGACGAGAATCGGTCAAATTTTGGATTATTTATTTTGTTCAATTTAAGTATTAAAAAAATGCAAACCCCACTACAAATTAGAGTGAACTTGAATTCCTCTTATTTGCAGTGGGGTATATTTTAATTAAAATATATTTTTGATTTAACTTCACTGATGAAATACAAGCTACCTGTGATTAATAAGCAATCTCCTTGATAATTTTTAATAAAATCAACAAAATTATCAACGATGGATTTATTAGTAAATTCTACCTCATCATAAAGGGTATGTTTAGGTAATGCTTTAGGAAAGTCGAATTCAGTTACATAGATATGTTCTGCAATATCATTAAATGCAGTCAACATGTGGTGAATGGGTTTTCCATCAATAGCAGAGAATAAAACATCAACTTTCTCTAATTCATAGTATCGGTGTATAGTATCAACAAGTGCATCAATACTTTCTTTATTGTGTGCACCATCAATAATCATGAGTGGTTCTTTTGAGACTTCTTCTATACGACCAGTCCAGTAGGTATGTTCAATACCTTCAATCATACTATTAAAATCAAGTTTGATAACCCCTTGCTCATACAATTCAATAAGTGCAGTTATGGCAAGTGCGGCATTCTCTTTTTGATGTTCACCTTTCATATCTAAAGCGATATTTTCGAGCTCATATTCTTTATAGCGATACGTAAATTCATCATCTTCTGATTTTATCAAGATATCACGATCATATTCGATCGCTTTAGCATTTAGTCTTTCAGCTGTATCACGAAATTGTTTGATAGCATCATCATTTTTTATTGCATAAATTACCGGTGTATTTTCTTTGATAATGGCACTTTTATCACGAGCGATATCAAGATAAGAGTTGCCTAGAATATCCGTATGATCAAGACCGATACTCGTCAAAATGCTCAAAACGGGATGAATCACATTTGTAGAGTCATTTTTTACACCAAGCCCTGCTTCTACTAGAACAAAATCAACTGTATAGAACTCTCCAAAATACAAATACATCATTGTTGTTATAATTTCAAATTCAGTAGCTGTCCCTAACTCCGTCTCTTCTTCCATTGCTTCACTAATCGGTTTGACACGTGTTGCTAATTCTGCAATAGCCTCATTCGATATTGGATGACCATTCACACTAATTCGTTCATTAAATGTTTCGATATAAGGTGATGTAAATGTTCCGATTTGATAATTATTTTTCATTAAAGCTTCGCGTAAATAAGCAACTGTTGAACCTTTTCCATTTGTACCACCAATATGAATCACATTGATGTTTCTTTCAGGATGTCCTAATTGAGCTAACATCCATTCCATCCGTTTGACACCTGGCTTAATACCGAATTTCGTCCTTTCATGTATCCAATATAAACTATCTAGATAATTCATAACTCAGACTCCTAAGCTTTTAATTGTTCGATTCTTGACTTCACACCGTCAAATTTTTCCTGATAATTCTTTTTCTTTTCTCTTTCTTCATTAATTACTTTTTCAGGAGCTTTATTTACAAAGTTTTCATTAGCTAATTTATGATTAACACGATCTAACTCTTTTTGCCATTTATCTAATTCTTTTTCTAATCGTTTGATTTCTTTCTCCATATCAATCAAACCTTCAAGCGGTAAAATGACTTCTCCGGCAGTTACGACAGATGTCATTGCTTTTTCCGGGATTTCAATATTTGTGCTTATTTCTAAAGTGCTTGGGTTACAAAAACGTTCTAAGTAGTCTTGATTACGTATAAGCAACGCTTGTACATTTTGATCTTTCACTTGAATTTTAATTGGTATTGGCTTTGATAGTGGTGTATTCACCTCTAAACGTGACTGACGAACAGATTTAATGATTTCTACAAGCTGTTCCATCACTACTTTACTGTCCTCAAACATTAAGCTTTGATCCACAGTCGGCCACTGACTTGTTACGATTGAAGTTCCTTCATGAGGAATATTCTGCCAAATATGCTCAGTAACGAACGGCATAAACGGGTGTAACAATCTCATTATTCTATCTAAAGTATAACTTAGTACTGAACGTGTCACATTTTTTTGAATTTCATCCTCTTGGTTCATTGGAATTTTACTCATTTCAATATACCAATCACAGAATTCATCCCAGATAAAGTTATATAATGAACGCCCTACTTCACCAAATTCATATTTTTCACTCAGTGACGTGACAGTTTCAATTGTTTCATTTAAGCGTGTGAGTATCCATTGATCTGCAATAGAGAGATTTTCGGATAAATCAATATCCTTCACAGTAAATGATTCGCCGATATTCATAAGACTAAAACGTGCAGCGTTCCAAATTTTATTAATAAAGTTCCACGCTGATTCAACTTTTTCTGTTGAATATCTTAAATCATGTCCTGGTGACGACCCAGTTGCTAAAAAGTAGCGTAAACTATCTGCACCATATTGATCAATAACATCCATCGGGTCAACACCATTACCCAATGACTTACTCATTTTTCTACCATCTTCAGCACGAACTAAACCATGTAGTAGGACATCATTAAACGGTTTTTGATCTGTAAATTCTAAGCCTTGGAATATCATTCGGGCTACCCAGAAGAAAATAATATCATACCCAGTCACCAAAACATTTGTCGGATAGAATCGTTTGTAATCCTCTGTATCAACATTTGGCCAACCTAATGTCGAAAACGGCCACAATGCACTTGAAAACCATGTGTCTAATACATCCTCATCTTGTGTCCAATTTTCAATATCAGCAGGCGGTTCTTCTGATACATACATTTCTCCCGTTTCATTATGATACCAAGCTGGAATTTGATGTCCCCACCATAATTGACGTGAAATAGTCCAGTCTCTGATTTCTTCCATCCACCTATTAAAAGTCTTTTCAAATCGAGCTGGGACAAATTCAATGCGATTATCTGTGTTTTGATTGTTTAAAGCTTGTTCCGCTAACGGCTTCATTTTGACAAACCATTGTGTAGACAAATACGGCTCAACAATAGCACCACTTCGTTCAGAATGACCTACAGAATGCATATGATCTTCAATCTTAATGACTAAGCCTTGTGCTTCTAAATCTTTTACGAGTTGTTTACGACAGTCAAATCGATCCAATCCTTCATACTTACCTGCATGTTCGTTCATATGTCCAGTTTCATCCATAACAACGATGCGCTCAAGTTCATGTCTGTTTCCAATTTCAAAATCATTTGGATCGTGTGCAGGCGTCACTTTCATAGCCCCACTACCAAACTCTTGATCAACGTATTCATCGCCTAAAATCGGTAATTCGCGTCCAACAATTGGTAAAATAACCTTTTTACCAATAACATCTTTGTATCGAGCGTCATTTGGATTAACTACTATTGCTGTATCTCCAAGCATTGTTTCAGGTCGTGTCGTTGCAATTTCAATAAATCCTTCCCCATCCGCATAAGGATATTTAAAATGATAAAACTTACCGTTCACATCTTCATGAATCACTTCAATATCTGACAATGCTGTGCGCGCTTTAGGATCCCAATTAATGATACGTTCTCCGCGATAAATTAATCCTTTGTTGTACATATCAACAAACACTTTTTTAACCGCTTTGCTTAGACCTTCATCTAGAGTAAATCGCTCTCTTGAATAATCAAGCCCTAATCCAAGTTTAGCCCATTGTTGACGAATAAACTCAGCATATTCTTCTTTCCATTCCCATGCTTTTTCAAGAAACTTTTCACGTCCGATATCATGACGAGAAATACCTTCTTCTCTCATTTTAGCTTCTACTTTAGCTTGAGTAGCAATGCCCGCATGGTCCATACCAGGTAAATATAAAGTATCATATCCTTGCATACGTTTCATACGTGTTAATATATCTTGTAACGTTGTATCCCATGCATGTCCTAAATGTAATTTACCTGTTACATTAGGAGGTGGAATCACTATCGTGTATGTGTCTTTATCCGATGTTTTACTTGGTGTAAATAAATTTTGATCTAACCAAGATTGATAACGACCCGCTTCAACTTCTTGCGGATTGTATTTTGGTTTCATTTCCATTTAAAATCCCTCCATAAAATAAAAAAACATCTGTCCTAAAAAATAGGACGGATGTTTCCGTGGTACCACCTATATTCAATAATTGAAAAATTATTGCACTCATATGATTAACGCTCATGACACGCCTTAACTTACTACAATTCAGTTAAGGTCATTACTGGGCTACCTTCCACTTACGCTTTTATGCATTTCCACCAAACATGCACTCTCTAAAAAAATAATAAGTGTACTCCTCCCAAATGGTTATTAAATTCTCTTTTATAGTATACTGAATTAACGATTAAGTCAATAAATTGTGTGAAAATACAACAAGCTAAACACGGCGTTTTAAGAAAATATGAATCATCGGTGCAATCAAAAATAAAATAAAGAAAACTCTAAAAATATGATAGCTTGATATTAGTGCTACATCTGCACCTGTTTCTAATGCTACAAGCACGATTTGACTCATTCCACCTGGTGCAGCTCCTAAAAACAACTCATTAATCGATTCGTGATTTATAAAGCTTAATAAAATCACCATTATTAAGCTACAAATGATAAGCAGCACATTTTGAAACGCAATCGCTAGTGCAATTCGCCCCTTTAACCTACTCGTCAAATGTGCAATTTGCAAACCGACACGTATCATATAAATCACTTGTGCAGCTGCAATAATAGGCTGATCCAAAGTAAATGTTAGGCCTGTTGATATATTCCAAATAATAAGCACAACAATTGGTGCGAGTAACATTTTTGTAGGGAAATGAATCCACTTCATTACATAATAAACAATAATAATACCTATTATTAAAATCATGATGTGTGAAACTTGTAATACATGGGTCATGTGATGTGCAGTCTTAACTGCGCTGTTTGTAGTCGTCTCATTTTGAAAAAAGAATGAAATTAATGGAACTAAAATAACTACAAAAATAATTCTAGACGTTTGAGTTAAACTGACTACTAATATATCTGCCTTTTTGTTTTCTTCAGCCATAACTAACATTTGACTTAAAGCACCTGGTATGACACTCAGTATAGCTGTTTCGACATTTACTTTTGCAATTTTTTGAAATCCAATAGATACGATTAAAGCCAAAATGACTAACAAAACACTCACGATTACAATTGAAAAAAAGTCATTCTTAATATCATTCATTACCGATTTAGTAAATGCACTTCCAATTTGAACACCTAACAAAACCAACCCAAGCTGGCTCAACCAAGACGGCCATTCTACCTCTAATTTGAGTATTTTAACAACTATTAAGCTTGCAATGATAGGCCCGAACATCCATGGTAGCATTATATTCATATAATATAGAATAAAACCCAAAATAATAGAAAGTAATAATACAATCAGATTGTTCTTTAGATATAGTTTCGACATATGTTCCCCTTTATGTTTTCAAACGCAATGATATGTTAAAAAGGCCGAGACAAAAAACTCAGCCTAGTCCAAAATATCGTTTTCAAAACGTCATCTTACGCATTTAAAATACGTGTTAACGCAATATCGAAAGCTTCTATTGTTTGTTCGATATCTTTATGAGTATGTTTTGTAGACAAAAACATACCTTCAAATTGTGATGGCGGTAAAAAGATACCTTCTTGTGCTAATTCGCGATACAACTGACTAAATAATTTTAAATCAGATTGATTGGCTTCCTTGAAGTTTGTGACCGGTCCTTTATTTAAAAAGAAACCAATCATTGACCCAGCACGATTTATCGTAAGCGGGACTTGATGCTTACCGAAAACAGTCTTCAGTCCAACTTCTAATTTATCACCAAGTTCATTAAAGTATTGATAACTTTCAGGTGTAAGTTGGCTTAAAGTCATATAACCACTTGTCATTGCAAGCGGATTACCAGAAAGTGTACCAGCTTGATAAATATCGCCACTCGGTGCAATGTGATCCATTATGTCTTTTCGTCCGCCAAACGCACCAACTGGCAATCCACCGCCAATAACTTTACCTAAGCATGTTAAATCTGGAATAACGTCATAATAACCTTGAGCACAATGATATCCCACTCTAAATCCAGTCATTACCTCATCGAATATGAGTAAGGCATCATAACGTTTTGTAATTTCACGTAATCCTTTCAAAAAGTCATTAATAGGTGGAACAACCCCCATATTACCAGATACAGGCTCGACTATAATTGCTGCAATATCATCACCAAATTGCTCAAATGCATAGGTCACAGCATCTAAATCATTGTAAGGTACTGTTATCGTATTGCGAGCAGTTCCTTCTGGCACGCCTGGAGAATCTGGTAACCCTAGTGTCGCCACACCTGACCCTGCTTTAATAAGCAAAGAATCACTATGCCCATGATAATTCCCTTCAAATTTAAGAATTTTATTTTTTCCAGTATAACCTCGAGCAAGTCTTAATGTGTCAAGTGTTGCTTCCGTTCCTGAAGATACCATTCTAACCTTTTCAATCGAAGGTACACGTTCGATAACGAGTTCTGCTAATTTATTTTCTTCGATTGTGGAAGCACCAAAGCTTGTTCCTCTATCGACTACTTTATGAATTTCTTCTATCACTTTAGGATCTTTATGGCCTAAAATTAACGGTCCCCAGCTTAAAACGTAGTCAATATATTCATTACCATCGATATCGAAAATATGACTTCCTTCTCCGTGGTCCATAAAGATAGCAGGTGTATCTACTGATTTAAAGGCTCGAACTGGACTATTAACTCCACCTGGCATTAATGTCTGTGCTTTTTCAAATGCTTGAATTGAATTTTCGTAACGCATTTTGCTCCTCCTTTAGTTATTGTCGTTCAATATAATGGCATAAATCTTTTGCGAAGTAGGTAATAATCATGTCTGCACCAGCTCGCTTCATTGATATCATTTGTTCCATAACTACTTTTTCCTCATCAATCCAACCATTAATGGCTGCGGCTTTTGTCATGCTATATTCTCCGCTTACATTGTAGGCAATAATTGGAATATTTGTATGATTGCGCACATCACGAATAATATCTAAATAGCTTAATGCGGGTTTGACAATCATCATGTCTGCACCTTCTTTTAAATCACTTTCTAACTCACGCATTGCTTCCAATCGATTAGCTGGGTCCATTTGATATGTTTTGCGGTCGCCAAATGAAGGCGCAGATTCTGCTGCGTCTCTAAATGGGCCAAAAAAGCTTGATGCATATTTAATACCATAACTCATAATCGGGATATGATAATACCCTGCTTCATCTAAACCTTTTCGAATTTCAGCTACAAATCCATCCATCATATTGCTAGGTGCAATAATATCTGCCCCCGCTTTTACTTGTGACACAGCTGTTTTCACGAGTAAAGGTAATGTTTTATCGTTATCCACATCATGCGTATGGGTATCTATTAAGCCACAATGGCCATGATCAGTATATTCACATAAACAAGTATCGGCTAAAATTAACAAATCATCATATAATGATTTAGCAATACGCGTTGCCTTTTGAATCACTCCATCTTCAATAAATGCTCCCGTACCACACTCATCTTTTTCATTAGGAATACCAAAAAACATAATTGCTCGAATTCCTAAATCATATGCTTCCTTTATTTCATCATGAAGCAAATTCAAGCTTATTTGATATACACCTGGTAGCGATTTAATCTCAGTTTTAACATTATCTCGCTCAACTACAAATATAGGATAAATTAAATCCTCTTTTCTTAAATGTGTTTCACGTACCAAACTACGCATTGTTTTAGACGAACGCAAACGTCTATGTCTATCAAAATGCATTATTTAATCCCTCGTTTCAATAATTTTTTCAATCATTGCATCTAATGTTTGAATATCAGCAGTTTTGCATTGCATACCATAATCTTCCACAGTTTGTCGCGTTTGACTACCAATTGTAACAATGTCATATTGGTTTACTAATGTTGCTTCATAGTCAAAAAATGCATTAACCGCAGAGGAACTTGCAAATGTAATAACATCCACACAACCTTGATTGATTAAGCGGTATACTTTTTGAACGTTTTGAATATGGGGTGCTGACTCATATAAATCTATTTTACAAGTCGAATGCCCTCTTTGTCTAAGTGATTGATTTAATAGAGGTCTTGCACCTTTACTGGACGGAATTAAAATTTTATCCGAACTTTTAGCATTGAATGATTCTAGGAAACCTTCTTGAGAGTAGTTATGAGGTATGAAATCCACTTTAATCCCATACTTTTCACAAATCTGTGCAGTTTTGATACCGATAACAGCAACTTTCTCATAAGAAACTTGACTCATATAAGGTAAAAAGTGGCGAACTGCATTCTGAGATGAAAAAAGAAGCCATTGATAGTGCTCACCCAAAACTTGTATATCAAACGACAAAGACTTTGTCTCAATCAGTGGTAAATGAACAATATTAACTGATTGGTTAGTATACATTTTAGTTTGAGTCATTACTACA from Staphylococcus felis harbors:
- the hemL gene encoding glutamate-1-semialdehyde 2,1-aminomutase, which encodes MRYENSIQAFEKAQTLMPGGVNSPVRAFKSVDTPAIFMDHGEGSHIFDIDGNEYIDYVLSWGPLILGHKDPKVIEEIHKVVDRGTSFGASTIEENKLAELVIERVPSIEKVRMVSSGTEATLDTLRLARGYTGKNKILKFEGNYHGHSDSLLIKAGSGVATLGLPDSPGVPEGTARNTITVPYNDLDAVTYAFEQFGDDIAAIIVEPVSGNMGVVPPINDFLKGLREITKRYDALLIFDEVMTGFRVGYHCAQGYYDVIPDLTCLGKVIGGGLPVGAFGGRKDIMDHIAPSGDIYQAGTLSGNPLAMTSGYMTLSQLTPESYQYFNELGDKLEVGLKTVFGKHQVPLTINRAGSMIGFFLNKGPVTNFKEANQSDLKLFSQLYRELAQEGIFLPPSQFEGMFLSTKHTHKDIEQTIEAFDIALTRILNA
- a CDS encoding prepilin peptidase, with the protein product MMLKEVVMVGIIFFTGASLMSFLLQISEVKCISIQHMMRRSCCSSCSRRLNFAFLIPIFSYAILKGKCRYCKAIIPIYLWIGEIFGGILFIIPIYLEVDIHLSIFYLVTLILLTLSIIDLRFLIVPHRWLVILVICAFFMNHIPKIELNQWLLFILLLCIGLISPHLIGFGDIKLLMLFSLIFPFKFMILFLFLIFPIALLLLPFFLALKWIKIPFIPLVPSIFVSFLLVSLFFQDLVYYFGGVI
- the radC gene encoding RadC family protein, translating into MTRIHDLSNDEKPKERLIQKGAHVLSNTELLAILINTGRRGRSSLDIASEMLSQYTSLNQLKTLSMIELQTIKGIGQNKAVTLLAAFELASRIHFDRQVLLSEPIKSPEQIANYMFHELKGIQQEHFVILILNTKHHIIHKETLFIGTLNSAIIHPREVFKVALKWSAHAIIVVHNHPSGDPLTIV
- a CDS encoding uroporphyrinogen-III synthase, which translates into the protein MKPTVVMTQTKMYTNQSVNIVHLPLIETKSLSFDIQVLGEHYQWLLFSSQNAVRHFLPYMSQVSYEKVAVIGIKTAQICEKYGIKVDFIPHNYSQEGFLESFNAKSSDKILIPSSKGARPLLNQSLRQRGHSTCKIDLYESAPHIQNVQKVYRLINQGCVDVITFASSSAVNAFFDYEATLVNQYDIVTIGSQTRQTVEDYGMQCKTADIQTLDAMIEKIIETRD
- a CDS encoding tyrosine-type recombinase/integrase produces the protein MRVQRIEVENKPYPLYLLLDKEYQLIEPVMKFIKYLDNTGKSPNTIKAYCYHLKLLYEFMEQRGVILNDINFELLADFVGWLRYPTANNVIDLQSKEAIREETTVNTILNAVMSFLDYLSRLGEFKSIDVFKQAKGRNFKGFLHHVNKGRYQKNVLKLRVKKKQIRTLTAEEVKQIIDACHTKRDKLILMLMYEGGLRIGEVLSLRLEDIATWDNQIHLTPRDVNVNEAYIKLRKERTIHVSKELMSLYTDYLVYEYSEELEHDYVFISLKEGYFGKPLKYQSVLDLVRRIVKRTGIEFTSHMLRHTHATQLIREGWDVAFVQKRLGHAHVQTTLNTYVHLSDQDMKNEFNKYLERKEHKK
- a CDS encoding bifunctional folylpolyglutamate synthase/dihydrofolate synthase, producing the protein MNYLDSLYWIHERTKFGIKPGVKRMEWMLAQLGHPERNINVIHIGGTNGKGSTVAYLREALMKNNYQIGTFTSPYIETFNERISVNGHPISNEAIAELATRVKPISEAMEEETELGTATEFEIITTMMYLYFGEFYTVDFVLVEAGLGVKNDSTNVIHPVLSILTSIGLDHTDILGNSYLDIARDKSAIIKENTPVIYAIKNDDAIKQFRDTAERLNAKAIEYDRDILIKSEDDEFTYRYKEYELENIALDMKGEHQKENAALAITALIELYEQGVIKLDFNSMIEGIEHTYWTGRIEEVSKEPLMIIDGAHNKESIDALVDTIHRYYELEKVDVLFSAIDGKPIHHMLTAFNDIAEHIYVTEFDFPKALPKHTLYDEVEFTNKSIVDNFVDFIKNYQGDCLLITGSLYFISEVKSKIYFN
- a CDS encoding valine--tRNA ligase, encoding MEMKPKYNPQEVEAGRYQSWLDQNLFTPSKTSDKDTYTIVIPPPNVTGKLHLGHAWDTTLQDILTRMKRMQGYDTLYLPGMDHAGIATQAKVEAKMREEGISRHDIGREKFLEKAWEWKEEYAEFIRQQWAKLGLGLDYSRERFTLDEGLSKAVKKVFVDMYNKGLIYRGERIINWDPKARTALSDIEVIHEDVNGKFYHFKYPYADGEGFIEIATTRPETMLGDTAIVVNPNDARYKDVIGKKVILPIVGRELPILGDEYVDQEFGSGAMKVTPAHDPNDFEIGNRHELERIVVMDETGHMNEHAGKYEGLDRFDCRKQLVKDLEAQGLVIKIEDHMHSVGHSERSGAIVEPYLSTQWFVKMKPLAEQALNNQNTDNRIEFVPARFEKTFNRWMEEIRDWTISRQLWWGHQIPAWYHNETGEMYVSEEPPADIENWTQDEDVLDTWFSSALWPFSTLGWPNVDTEDYKRFYPTNVLVTGYDIIFFWVARMIFQGLEFTDQKPFNDVLLHGLVRAEDGRKMSKSLGNGVDPMDVIDQYGADSLRYFLATGSSPGHDLRYSTEKVESAWNFINKIWNAARFSLMNIGESFTVKDIDLSENLSIADQWILTRLNETIETVTSLSEKYEFGEVGRSLYNFIWDEFCDWYIEMSKIPMNQEDEIQKNVTRSVLSYTLDRIMRLLHPFMPFVTEHIWQNIPHEGTSIVTSQWPTVDQSLMFEDSKVVMEQLVEIIKSVRQSRLEVNTPLSKPIPIKIQVKDQNVQALLIRNQDYLERFCNPSTLEISTNIEIPEKAMTSVVTAGEVILPLEGLIDMEKEIKRLEKELDKWQKELDRVNHKLANENFVNKAPEKVINEEREKKKNYQEKFDGVKSRIEQLKA
- the hemB gene encoding porphobilinogen synthase → MHFDRHRRLRSSKTMRSLVRETHLRKEDLIYPIFVVERDNVKTEIKSLPGVYQISLNLLHDEIKEAYDLGIRAIMFFGIPNEKDECGTGAFIEDGVIQKATRIAKSLYDDLLILADTCLCEYTDHGHCGLIDTHTHDVDNDKTLPLLVKTAVSQVKAGADIIAPSNMMDGFVAEIRKGLDEAGYYHIPIMSYGIKYASSFFGPFRDAAESAPSFGDRKTYQMDPANRLEAMRELESDLKEGADMMIVKPALSYLDIIRDVRNHTNIPIIAYNVSGEYSMTKAAAINGWIDEEKVVMEQMISMKRAGADMIITYFAKDLCHYIERQ
- a CDS encoding AbrB family transcriptional regulator; protein product: MSKLYLKNNLIVLLLSIILGFILYYMNIMLPWMFGPIIASLIVVKILKLEVEWPSWLSQLGLVLLGVQIGSAFTKSVMNDIKNDFFSIVIVSVLLVILALIVSIGFQKIAKVNVETAILSVIPGALSQMLVMAEENKKADILVVSLTQTSRIIFVVILVPLISFFFQNETTTNSAVKTAHHMTHVLQVSHIMILIIGIIIVYYVMKWIHFPTKMLLAPIVVLIIWNISTGLTFTLDQPIIAAAQVIYMIRVGLQIAHLTSRLKGRIALAIAFQNVLLIICSLIMVILLSFINHESINELFLGAAPGGMSQIVLVALETGADVALISSYHIFRVFFILFLIAPMIHIFLKRRV